The Setaria italica strain Yugu1 chromosome IX, Setaria_italica_v2.0, whole genome shotgun sequence genome has a window encoding:
- the LOC101782521 gene encoding uncharacterized protein LOC101782521, protein MPKRRCGERDGGSTAKPRKPRLYLVCDDWDSGYSIRKLSLPADSDEGAVQGLPTLFWRVVAPREDPHHFTSAFGTKIMGGDAIIDVRTRCVLPGPESNAPAFPIYFPVGDDRIYVLDSGSMEICHFPPEQSDAESGGGESSLYEYGFDSKDVWFWHDLQMPPFAIMDVTSYAMHPHSHGHTILVSIKSEDLDAATFSFETGVSAWNFVGDWTLPFTGRGHYESELGALVGLSKEKESFGYIYACDVPNTSNRPPAWKLSKKKVFSKNPAEKHVSASLIYLGCQRKFCLVECVLVKEDKACQEVKEHKDDQVLLEKPEGTCVPQHSRYMYRLMTFSLKYDKMGDLRIRHRRVRYYKVPSKVSTECISQDPVVFWL, encoded by the coding sequence ATGCCAAAGCGGCGGTGCGGTGAACGTGATGGCGGCAGTACGGCGAAGCCTCGGAAGCCGCGCCTTTACCTTGTCTGTGATGACTGGGACTCTGGATACAGCATCCGCAAGTTGTCGTTGCCGGCCGACTCAGACGAAGGCGCTGTGCAGGGCTTACCGACTCTTTTCTGGCGCGTGGTGGCGCCGCGTGAGGATCCCCACCACTTCACGTCCGCCTTTGGCACCAAGATCATGGGGGGGGACGCGATCATTGACGTCCGCACGCGGTGCGTCCTCCCAGGCCCTGAGTCGAACGCTCCGgcttttcccatctacttcccCGTCGGTGACGATAGGATATACGTTCTGGACTCCGGCTCCATGGAGATCTGCCATTTTCCGCCGGAACAATCTGATGCTGAATCTGGTGGTGGTGAGTCATCGCTGTATGAATATGGTTTTGATAGCAAGGACGTCTGGTTTTGGCACGACCTACAAATGCCGCCGTTCGCTATAATGGACGTCACCTCCTATGCCATGCACCCCCACAGCCATGGACATACCATCCTCGTCAGCATCAAGAGTGAAGATTTAGATGCGGCCACATTCAGCTTTGAAACGGGAGTCAGTGCGTGGAATTTTGTCGGTGATTGGACTTTGCCATTCACTGGCCGTGGACACTATGAATCTGAACTGGGAGCCTTGGTTGGGCTCTCCAAGGAGAAGGAATCCTTTGGGTACATCTACGCCTGCGACGTGCCCAACACCAGCAATCGTCCCCCTGCTTGGAAGCTTAGCAAGAAGAAGGTGTTCAGCAAGAACCCAGCTGAAAAGCATGTAAGCGCTAGCCTCATCTACTTGGGGTGCCAGCGCAAATTCTGCCTTGTGGAGTGTGTCTTGGTTAAGGAAGACAAAGCTTGTCAGGAGGTCAAGGAACACAAAGATGATCAGGTGCTGCTTGAGAAGCCAGAAGGCACATGTGTGCCCCAACACAGTCGCTACATGTATCGTTTGATGACCTTCTCCCTCAAGTATGACAAGATGGGTGACTTAAGGATTCGACATCGTCGGGTTCGATACTACAAGGTGCCTAGTAAAGTATCAACTGAATGCATCTCTCAGGATCCTGTGGTATTTTGGCTGTAA
- the LOC101782935 gene encoding uncharacterized protein LOC101782935: MPSNFTSSPRESSPRGAAHAHPRQEKNHVVRQKLHLRARGSKPCQTAWVTSPRELGPRLALPSVAPLPNKTAPLPRGAAAASATRSSLVESVQVPGRLLLLSPTKRRRDEDEDTGDDHILEPANISFTRAFCSNYSRWLQASRI; the protein is encoded by the exons ATGCCCAGCAACTTCACGTCGTCACCCAGGGAATCCTCACCCAGGGGAGCGGCACACGCACACCCGCGCCAGGAAAAGAACCACGTCGTGCGCCAAAAATTGCATTTGCGAGCACGGGGGTCCAAACCCTGCCAAACCGCGTGGGTCACCTCACCCCGGGAACTTGGCCCGCGTCTCGCTCTCCCTTCCGTCGCTCCGCTCCCGAACAAGACGGCGCCTCTCCCTCGCGGTGCTGCGGCGGCGAGTGCGACGAGATCCAG CCTTGTTGAGTCAGTCCAGGTCCCCGGCCGCCTCCTTCTACTCTCTCCGACCAAGAGAAGgcgcgacgaggacgaggacacAGGGGACGACCACATCCTGGAGCCAGCCAACATAAGCTTCACTCGTGCCTTCTGCTCCAACTATTCTCG ATGGCTGCAGGCATCTAGGATTTGA